Proteins from a genomic interval of Musa acuminata AAA Group cultivar baxijiao chromosome BXJ1-9, Cavendish_Baxijiao_AAA, whole genome shotgun sequence:
- the LOC103999347 gene encoding long chain base biosynthesis protein 2a: MVRLPYLTALTTLFSYGLLFVFGQLRDFFRKIIDWSKSTSKGLKGYAPICLGLEDFYTRRLYLRIQDCFSRPIASAPDAWIDVVERYSNDNNKTLHRTSNTTKCLNLGSYNYLGFAAADEYCTPRVIESLKKYSSSTCSIRVDGGTTDLHNELEELVARFVGKPAAITFGMGYVTNSAIIPILIGKGGLIISDSLNHNSIVNGARGSGAAVRVFQHNNPSHLEEVLRELIAEGQPRTHRPWKKIIVIVEGIYSMEGELCQLPEIISVCKKYKAYTYLDEAHSIGAVGKTGRGVCELLGVDPADVDIMMGTFTKSFGSCGGYIAASKEIIQYLKYSCPAHLYATSMSPPAVQQVISAIKVILGEDGSSRGAQKLAHIRENSNFFRSELQKMGFEVLGDSDSPVMPIMLYNPAKIPAFSRECLKQNVAIVTVAFPATPLLLARARICISAAHSKEDLIKGLEVISKVGDLVGIKYFPAEPPNHQGQGHKKLE, encoded by the exons ATGGTGAGGTTGCCGTACCTGACCGCGTTGACCACCCTGTTCAGCTACGGCCTCCTGTTCGTGTTCGGCCAGCTCAGGGATTTCTTCCGGAAGATCATCGATTGGTCCAAATCCACCTCCAAGGGCCTCAAG GGGTATGCCCCGATCTGCTTAGGGCTCGAAGATTTCTACACCCGCCGCCTCTATCTCCGCATTCAG GACTGCTTTAGTCGACCAATTGCTAGTGCACCAGATGCTTGGATTGATGTGGTTGAACGATATTCTAATGATAATAACAAGACACTACA CCGGACCTCGAATACTACCAAGTGCCTCAACCTGGGATCATATAACTACCTTGGTTTTGCAGCAGCTGATGAATACTGCACGCCCCGTGTTATTGAGTCTTTGAAAAAATACTCTTCCAGCACCTGCAGTATCCGTGTAGATGGCG GCACGACTGACTTACATAATGAACTGGAGGAGCTAGTTGCAAGATTTGTGGGAAAACCAGCTGCTATAACTTTTGGCATGGGTTATGTGACAAACTCTGCCATTATCCCCATTCTGATTGGGAAG GGAGGACTGATTATTAGTGATTCTTTGAATCATAACTCCATTGTCAATGGTGCTCGAGGATCAGGTGCAGCAGTACGTGTTTTCCAGCACAATA ACCCCTCACATTTGGAAGAGGTGCTGAGAGAGCTGATAGCTGAGGGACAGCCTCGAACACATAGGCCGTGGaagaaaattattgttattgttgaggGTATCTACAGCATGGAGGGAGAACTTTGCCAGCTTCCTGAGATAATATCTGTTTGCAAGAAATATAAG GCATACACTTACTTGGATGAGGCCCACAGCATTGGTGCAGTTGGAAAAACTGGCAGAGGAGTTTGTGAGCTCCTAGGAGTGGATCCAGCTGATGTAGATATCATGATGGGCACATTTACAAAATCCTTTGGATCTTGTGGAGGATATATTGCGGCATCCAAG GAAATCATTCAATACCTAAAGTACAGTTGTCCAGCACATCTATATGCAACTTCCATGTCACCACCAGCTGTACAGCAAGTGATATCAGCAATTAAAGTTATTCTTGGTGAAGATGGGTCAAGTAGAG GGGCCCAGAAACTTGCACATATTCGTGAAAATAGTAACTTCTTCCGATCAGAACTTCAAAAGATGGGATTTGAAGTTCTTGGTGATAGTGACTCACCGGTTATGCCAATAATGCTCTACAACCCAGCAAAGATTCCAGCCTTCTCTAGGGAATGTCTCAAACAGAAT GTTGCCATTGTCACTGTTGCATTTCCAGCCACACCTCTTCTTCTTGCAAGAGCTCGTATTTGCATATCGGCTGCACACTCGAAGGAGGACCTTATCAAAGGGCTGGAG GTCATCAGCAAAGTTGGTGACCTTGTGGGCATCAAGTACTTCCCTGCAGAACCACCTAATCACCAAGGACAGGGCCACAAGAAGCTGGAGTAG